From a region of the Paenibacillus sp. FSL R10-2734 genome:
- a CDS encoding response regulator, with protein MYRVLIVDDESAHRKGVIQLLNRIKPEYFLFEAKDGSMAELILDTADIDIILTDIRMPNKDGLEFLQDLHKANYHAKVIIITGHGQFDYAKRALSLGAFDFLLKPIDMKELQQALDNAESSIQARNVQQFTQTLGIDMLLGKLVKGKLELHEKQQLEGIIPTNVPGFIIVIKIPPSLTLSVDSDWGKSTKSAIKKALKPIGHCNVFQLLDGDVSLVGMVLLDCKQNESDINELVSRVINRLVSELPKDFKVGISSYFDNLYPDSEQAYGQASEALLMTFYSQEICEEYRARDNNDIRLLKILNDHEAQLSNAIKYEDHSAVTEVLSVMFKKVSAYDKPNPNRLKELFLLTSLRLIYFLQGKKVIADYQKEMASYNQKILEAPSLDSLRLAVEESCLMLNDISKQSEQSDEAIALALNYLEEHFAEDISLSQLAEKFYFTASYFSIYFKKKTGQNFNPYLTSLRLDRACMYLRETNDKIGGISQKVGYNDSAYFGKIFKKKIGCSPDEYRKRNYKI; from the coding sequence ATGTATCGAGTTTTGATTGTTGATGATGAATCGGCGCATAGGAAAGGTGTCATTCAATTGCTCAACAGAATCAAGCCGGAGTATTTTTTATTTGAAGCCAAGGATGGTAGTATGGCCGAACTGATATTAGACACAGCGGATATTGATATCATACTTACGGACATCCGAATGCCAAACAAAGATGGGCTTGAGTTCTTACAGGACTTACATAAAGCCAACTACCATGCAAAAGTGATTATTATTACGGGTCATGGTCAATTTGATTATGCCAAACGTGCTTTATCCTTGGGTGCCTTTGATTTTTTATTGAAACCGATTGATATGAAGGAGCTACAACAAGCTCTGGACAACGCTGAAAGTAGCATACAGGCAAGGAATGTCCAGCAATTCACCCAAACTCTTGGGATCGATATGCTATTGGGTAAGCTGGTTAAAGGTAAACTAGAGCTACACGAGAAACAGCAGTTAGAAGGAATTATCCCTACTAATGTTCCAGGTTTTATAATTGTGATCAAGATTCCTCCATCTCTCACACTTAGTGTAGATTCTGATTGGGGCAAATCTACCAAGTCAGCCATAAAAAAAGCGCTTAAACCCATTGGACATTGTAACGTATTCCAGCTCTTGGATGGTGACGTCTCACTTGTTGGCATGGTACTTCTTGATTGTAAACAAAACGAAAGTGATATTAACGAACTAGTTAGCCGTGTAATAAACAGATTGGTAAGTGAACTTCCTAAAGATTTCAAGGTAGGGATCAGCTCATATTTTGATAACTTGTATCCTGATTCTGAACAGGCATATGGCCAAGCCAGCGAAGCATTGCTAATGACATTTTATTCGCAAGAAATTTGTGAGGAATACAGAGCCCGAGATAACAATGATATTCGTTTGTTAAAAATACTCAATGACCATGAAGCGCAGCTCTCGAACGCAATCAAATATGAGGATCATTCGGCGGTCACTGAAGTGTTATCTGTTATGTTCAAAAAAGTAAGCGCTTACGATAAACCCAATCCCAATCGACTTAAGGAATTGTTTTTGCTGACCAGTCTGCGATTGATCTATTTTCTGCAAGGCAAAAAGGTTATTGCGGATTATCAGAAGGAAATGGCAAGCTACAACCAAAAAATATTGGAGGCTCCAAGCCTGGATTCTTTGCGATTAGCCGTTGAGGAATCCTGCCTAATGCTTAATGACATTTCCAAGCAGAGTGAACAGTCTGATGAAGCCATTGCACTTGCGTTGAATTATCTGGAGGAACATTTTGCTGAGGATATAAGCTTGAGCCAATTGGCAGAAAAATTTTATTTCACGGCCTCGTATTTCAGTATATATTTCAAGAAAAAAACAGGACAGAATTTCAATCCCTATTTAACTTCACTGCGTTTGGATCGTGCATGTATGTATTTGCGTGAAACAAACGACAAAATCGGAGGGATCAGCCAAAAAGTTGGTTATAACGATTCGGCCTACTTCGGAAAAATTTTTAAAAAGAAGATTGGCTGCAGCCCCGATGAATATCGAAAGCGAAACTACAAGATTTGA
- a CDS encoding histidine kinase, translating into MIKHRKISLKTTLILSYILVALTALSLFAWRSYSTTEKFMIKMAQENVHQLITSKNRILDMSFSGIREATLNLLVDKELYNLFEDLDFKNDIGLIEADKQVKELLQKYFYSYKQIASVVLVTEDHSFGYWQEDITFDHSFFNSEIYRIAEEKKGGSFYLPTYNYNKAMGKKALDQPDYPREMIFSLVRVANFTYINKQYTTEKLKRFSLNPTLVISFTDATYRSELQTLALPDGSEYMILDANGHVVSHSNATLIGQKYNSSWIYPLIEQESGVDYLRIDGEDTIISYDTSAATGWTTMVTIPRSSLLKDVLRKISNDILLFSGIALIVALSLSLMLTRKFSGSLNQVLKAIKNVGNGDFNVTAEYTNIPEFDYMVDSFNEMSAQIKKLIDENYLTKIRQRESEIAILTTQLNPHFLYNTLNVIQLANLNGEYEKTGEMIVSLSRMLNYTADNRKEMKPLREDLAWLNQYIYIMKCRYDDEFEIVWTMDEEMMDLLVPKLFIQPILENSILHAFNNRDAGGIIRITGQLIDNGMTFTVEDNGEGMSEEQITTFFENINDTIGIKNVYQRLQLIYGQSVQFEVTSQLGKGTKTTIIIPINETNS; encoded by the coding sequence TTGATTAAACATAGAAAAATCAGCCTTAAGACAACATTAATTCTGTCCTATATATTAGTTGCTCTTACGGCGTTGAGTTTGTTTGCATGGCGTTCCTACAGCACTACAGAAAAATTCATGATTAAAATGGCGCAGGAAAATGTACATCAGCTTATAACCTCAAAGAATAGGATTCTGGATATGTCTTTTTCCGGAATTCGAGAGGCAACTTTGAACCTGCTGGTAGATAAGGAATTGTATAATCTGTTTGAGGATCTGGATTTTAAAAATGACATTGGCTTAATTGAAGCAGATAAGCAGGTTAAAGAGCTGTTACAAAAATATTTTTACAGCTACAAGCAGATCGCGTCTGTTGTGCTGGTAACTGAGGATCACTCATTTGGATATTGGCAAGAAGACATAACCTTTGACCACTCCTTTTTTAACAGCGAAATCTATCGTATAGCGGAGGAGAAGAAAGGGGGTAGTTTCTATTTACCAACCTATAATTACAATAAAGCTATGGGTAAAAAGGCTTTAGATCAACCTGACTACCCGCGAGAAATGATATTCTCACTCGTACGTGTAGCCAATTTTACTTATATAAACAAGCAATATACTACTGAAAAGCTAAAGCGGTTTTCACTTAATCCTACACTAGTTATCAGCTTTACCGACGCTACCTATCGCTCAGAACTGCAAACTCTCGCCTTACCTGATGGTTCAGAATATATGATACTTGACGCTAACGGTCATGTGGTTTCGCATAGTAATGCTACATTAATAGGACAAAAATATAACAGCTCATGGATCTATCCGCTCATCGAGCAAGAGTCAGGTGTGGATTATCTTAGGATTGATGGAGAAGACACCATTATAAGCTATGACACATCTGCCGCTACAGGGTGGACAACTATGGTCACTATTCCCCGTAGCTCGTTACTAAAGGATGTACTGCGTAAGATTAGTAATGATATCTTATTGTTCTCAGGGATTGCACTCATCGTTGCTCTTTCCCTCTCCCTCATGCTTACGCGAAAGTTTAGCGGTTCACTCAACCAAGTGCTGAAGGCCATTAAAAATGTCGGCAACGGTGATTTTAATGTAACGGCTGAGTATACCAATATTCCGGAATTTGACTACATGGTAGACAGCTTTAATGAAATGAGTGCACAAATTAAGAAGCTGATTGATGAGAACTATTTGACGAAAATTAGACAGCGTGAAAGTGAAATTGCCATTCTCACAACGCAGCTTAATCCACATTTTTTGTACAACACGCTTAACGTGATCCAATTGGCGAACTTGAATGGTGAATATGAAAAAACTGGGGAGATGATTGTCTCTTTATCCAGAATGCTTAACTACACCGCAGACAATCGGAAAGAAATGAAGCCATTACGTGAAGATTTGGCCTGGCTGAACCAATATATTTACATTATGAAATGTAGATATGATGACGAATTCGAGATTGTTTGGACGATGGATGAGGAGATGATGGATCTACTGGTTCCGAAGCTATTTATCCAACCGATACTGGAAAATAGTATCTTACACGCTTTTAATAATCGTGATGCAGGAGGAATCATCAGAATCACTGGCCAGCTCATAGATAATGGCATGACCTTTACGGTTGAAGACAATGGAGAAGGAATGAGCGAAGAGCAAATCACTACTTTTTTTGAGAACATCAATGATACTATTGGCATCAAAAATGTGTATCAACGTCTCCAGTTAATTTATGGTCAATCCGTGCAATTTGAGGTAACAAGCCAGCTCGGCAAGGGGACCAAAACGACAATTATTATCCCAATCAATGAAACGAATAGTTGA
- a CDS encoding sugar ABC transporter substrate-binding protein, whose translation MSKLKKGLTAMLATMLFTVVAGCNSAPKANPDSSASNDSQTSTTAPAKKPGEKSIVKFMYWGSPAEKAAVEQAITDFETANPDIMIQGVNIPGGDFYTKLTAMIAGNEAPDLSYSGPWKLKLGEDGFIYEFNELAKKYPEMSQEGLVKYAEWKWAPDKSAGPFQASVTPTLVYNKQIFKDLGVELPPTKAEEAWSWDEFVQVAQQLTLDNKGRNALDPNFDEKNIKQFGVKFNTGWNGYMPLVLSSGGNYLSADGAEFGLNKPEATNAIQKVADLINVHHVNPTPSQAKSIPAPATALQSKRVAMTVDGSWTHADLALTDMDWGVGVLPQMGDSYKTFFHGGSIIIYKNAKDIDATLKFYNWITSPESVLTLHQGLWLPQYDKYYTDPEYIDKWANESLPGRPEGFQDAVMKSTFENAVLAPEQGVKNFQEIDPLVTAALDEVWSGKKTAQEAMDGVLPKVKPLIKGWYFND comes from the coding sequence ATGTCCAAGTTGAAAAAAGGATTGACGGCAATGTTAGCTACGATGCTGTTTACTGTGGTCGCTGGTTGCAACAGTGCTCCAAAGGCGAATCCAGATTCTTCGGCATCAAATGATTCCCAAACTTCCACAACTGCTCCTGCCAAAAAGCCTGGGGAAAAGTCTATCGTCAAATTCATGTACTGGGGTTCACCTGCAGAAAAAGCTGCTGTGGAGCAGGCGATCACCGATTTTGAGACAGCTAATCCAGACATTATGATTCAGGGGGTAAACATTCCTGGCGGTGATTTTTATACCAAGCTAACTGCCATGATTGCAGGTAACGAAGCACCAGACCTCAGTTATTCTGGGCCTTGGAAGCTCAAGCTTGGTGAAGATGGTTTTATTTATGAGTTCAACGAGTTAGCCAAAAAGTATCCAGAAATGAGCCAGGAGGGTCTGGTCAAGTACGCTGAATGGAAATGGGCTCCCGATAAGAGTGCAGGTCCTTTTCAAGCAAGTGTAACACCAACGCTCGTGTATAATAAACAGATTTTCAAAGATCTAGGGGTGGAATTGCCTCCTACAAAGGCTGAGGAAGCTTGGAGTTGGGATGAGTTTGTTCAAGTAGCCCAGCAGCTGACTTTAGACAACAAAGGTCGCAATGCGCTTGATCCTAACTTTGACGAAAAAAACATTAAGCAATTCGGTGTGAAGTTCAATACAGGCTGGAATGGATATATGCCATTGGTTCTTTCAAGTGGAGGTAACTATCTATCTGCCGATGGGGCGGAGTTCGGACTGAACAAACCAGAAGCCACGAATGCAATCCAGAAGGTTGCCGACCTGATCAATGTACATCACGTAAATCCAACGCCATCACAGGCTAAGAGTATTCCGGCTCCCGCTACTGCACTACAATCCAAGCGTGTTGCCATGACTGTGGACGGCAGCTGGACCCACGCAGATTTAGCTCTAACGGATATGGACTGGGGCGTCGGTGTTCTACCTCAAATGGGGGATAGCTATAAGACCTTCTTCCATGGAGGCTCGATAATCATATACAAGAATGCCAAAGATATCGATGCCACACTCAAGTTTTACAACTGGATTACTAGTCCCGAAAGCGTTCTGACTTTACATCAGGGCTTGTGGTTACCTCAATACGATAAGTATTACACAGATCCAGAGTATATTGACAAGTGGGCGAATGAGTCTCTTCCCGGTCGTCCTGAGGGATTCCAAGACGCTGTTATGAAGTCTACTTTTGAAAACGCTGTCTTAGCTCCCGAGCAAGGGGTTAAGAACTTTCAAGAGATAGATCCGCTTGTGACAGCCGCATTAGATGAGGTGTGGTCAGGCAAGAAAACTGCTCAAGAGGCTATGGATGGTGTATTGCCTAAGGTCAAGCCATTAATTAAAGGCTGGTATTTCAACGACTGA
- a CDS encoding sugar ABC transporter permease: protein MATKTVTLTQGSSKRAFRKNITGYLFAAPAILGFLIFTIGPMIASLAMSFTDYSVTGGADYIGLSNFTNLFSGTDPYFYKSLWVTFYYVLLSVPMQIVYAFLLAILLNQNVRGLSIWRTIFYLPSIVPAVALSLIWLWILDPDLGLANELLRMIGLPTSQWVFAEETVIPTLAAMSMWTTGGTTIIFLASLKNISKQMYEAVEIDGGSALQKFRHITLPTMTPIIFYNLVMTLIGSFQVFSQAYIMTDGGPNNASMFYVFYLYREAFQFSRLGSSSAIAWVLFIIIMVATMLIFKSSRSWVYYENK, encoded by the coding sequence GTGGCAACGAAAACTGTGACTTTAACGCAGGGAAGTTCCAAAAGAGCTTTTCGCAAAAATATTACCGGCTACCTGTTTGCGGCACCGGCTATTCTGGGATTTCTAATCTTTACGATTGGTCCGATGATTGCAAGTCTAGCGATGAGCTTTACGGATTACTCAGTAACTGGTGGCGCAGATTATATTGGTCTGAGTAACTTTACGAACCTATTCAGCGGTACAGATCCTTATTTCTATAAGTCTTTGTGGGTTACTTTCTACTACGTTTTACTAAGCGTACCTATGCAGATTGTTTATGCTTTTTTGCTGGCTATCCTGCTTAACCAGAATGTGCGTGGATTGTCCATATGGAGGACTATTTTCTATCTTCCCTCCATTGTGCCTGCGGTTGCTCTTTCCTTGATTTGGTTATGGATATTAGACCCTGATTTGGGTCTCGCAAATGAACTGCTGCGAATGATAGGACTACCAACCTCGCAATGGGTATTTGCGGAAGAGACCGTTATTCCGACATTGGCTGCCATGAGTATGTGGACTACTGGCGGGACTACGATCATCTTCTTGGCAAGTTTGAAGAACATATCTAAGCAAATGTACGAGGCCGTCGAAATTGATGGTGGCAGCGCTTTGCAAAAGTTCCGTCATATTACACTTCCCACGATGACGCCAATCATTTTCTACAATTTAGTTATGACTCTGATTGGCTCTTTCCAGGTGTTCTCACAGGCATACATCATGACGGATGGTGGACCTAATAACGCTAGTATGTTCTATGTATTCTATCTGTATCGTGAGGCTTTTCAATTTTCAAGACTTGGCAGCTCAAGTGCCATAGCCTGGGTACTGTTTATTATCATTATGGTGGCAACGATGCTTATTTTTAAGTCGTCTAGATCTTGGGTCTATTATGAGAATAAGTAG
- a CDS encoding carbohydrate ABC transporter permease, protein MKIQSSQYYRNKRIVSKTLVYIMLIGGAIFALLPLYWLFRSSLMDMVQIFEMPPVWIPNPAHFDNYVQAMTVVPFARYFVNTTVIVVGVVVGTLLSSSISAFAFARLKWKGRDTIFGILMSGMMLPFAVTLIPTFIGWSALELNNTYAPLIIPAWFGGGMANIFMLRQFYTTLPKELDEAAIVDGANTFTIFIKIILPLSKSALIVVGLFSFMGAWNDFLAPLVYISSPDKYTVALGLQQFKGMYNAEWHLMMAAATVVILPVIIVYFIGQRYFMDGIALTGLKG, encoded by the coding sequence ATGAAGATACAATCTAGTCAATATTATAGGAATAAAAGAATAGTCTCAAAAACACTAGTCTATATCATGCTGATTGGTGGAGCGATCTTCGCACTTTTACCTCTTTACTGGCTGTTTCGTAGTTCGCTAATGGATATGGTGCAAATTTTTGAAATGCCGCCTGTATGGATTCCCAATCCTGCTCATTTTGATAACTATGTGCAAGCAATGACAGTGGTCCCCTTTGCTCGATACTTTGTTAACACAACCGTGATTGTAGTAGGTGTCGTTGTGGGCACATTGTTATCCAGCTCGATCAGCGCTTTTGCTTTTGCAAGGTTAAAGTGGAAGGGACGCGACACCATCTTCGGTATTCTAATGTCTGGCATGATGCTTCCATTTGCAGTTACTCTTATACCTACTTTTATTGGGTGGAGTGCATTGGAGCTTAATAATACTTATGCACCGCTGATTATTCCCGCATGGTTTGGAGGCGGTATGGCGAACATTTTTATGCTCCGGCAATTTTATACGACACTTCCAAAGGAGCTGGATGAGGCTGCCATTGTAGACGGTGCTAATACTTTTACTATCTTTATCAAGATTATTCTTCCTCTTTCAAAGTCCGCTTTGATTGTGGTTGGACTCTTTTCCTTCATGGGTGCGTGGAATGATTTTCTGGCTCCGTTGGTTTATATCAGCTCGCCGGATAAGTACACTGTTGCGCTAGGTCTACAGCAATTCAAGGGCATGTATAATGCGGAGTGGCATTTGATGATGGCTGCTGCCACTGTAGTTATACTTCCTGTCATCATTGTCTACTTTATTGGTCAACGTTACTTTATGGATGGTATTGCCTTAACAGGTCTAAAAGGATAA
- a CDS encoding glycoside hydrolase family 172 protein, giving the protein MNTDLGRLAILDKGQSRAINAENPTGEKGKGGMASSHLGQSRKGSPCIPQIAPGETAVLADIVGAGVIEHIWMTVTNKTSDRNPFVLRDLVIRMYWDNETIPSVEAPLGDFFCCGFAQGTQVNSIPVVVIPNRGMNCYWAMPFRKHARITIENQSEEAIPSFFYQIDYCKYDSLPDNSAYFHAQWRRQRITEKAKDFVVLDGVKGAGRYVGTYLALTTLERYWWGEGEMKFFIDGDDEFPTICGTGTEDYFGGAWSFATYDEHGKMEEITYCTPYMGYPYHSKVDQTVTHPCHDDDAPTMRGFYRWHLPDPVRFASDLKVTLQQIGVGHRGLFERQDDVATIAYWYQTEPHNEFPAMDSREERWPR; this is encoded by the coding sequence ATGAACACAGATCTTGGTCGATTGGCTATTTTGGATAAGGGACAAAGCCGCGCAATTAATGCAGAGAATCCCACTGGAGAGAAAGGTAAGGGTGGCATGGCAAGCAGTCATCTAGGGCAATCTCGCAAGGGATCACCCTGCATACCACAAATTGCTCCTGGCGAGACAGCGGTGCTTGCAGATATTGTTGGAGCTGGAGTAATTGAGCATATTTGGATGACTGTCACTAACAAGACCAGCGATCGCAATCCCTTTGTACTGCGTGACCTAGTGATAAGAATGTATTGGGACAACGAGACAATCCCCTCAGTGGAAGCACCATTAGGCGACTTCTTCTGCTGTGGATTCGCACAAGGGACTCAGGTTAACTCCATTCCAGTGGTAGTTATTCCTAACAGGGGCATGAACTGCTACTGGGCGATGCCATTTCGCAAGCATGCGAGAATTACCATTGAGAATCAGTCTGAAGAAGCGATCCCGTCATTCTTCTACCAGATCGATTACTGTAAGTATGACTCACTCCCAGATAACTCAGCTTATTTCCATGCGCAATGGCGCAGACAACGTATAACTGAAAAGGCTAAAGACTTTGTGGTATTGGACGGAGTTAAAGGAGCGGGGCGCTATGTCGGAACCTACCTTGCATTGACCACATTAGAAAGATATTGGTGGGGCGAGGGTGAGATGAAGTTCTTCATTGACGGAGACGACGAGTTTCCGACGATTTGCGGAACGGGAACGGAAGATTACTTTGGGGGCGCATGGAGCTTTGCTACTTACGATGAACATGGGAAAATGGAGGAGATTACTTACTGCACGCCTTATATGGGTTATCCCTATCATTCCAAAGTGGATCAAACCGTTACGCACCCCTGCCATGATGACGATGCTCCTACCATGCGGGGATTCTACCGCTGGCATCTTCCAGATCCCGTGCGATTTGCAAGTGATTTGAAGGTGACACTTCAACAAATTGGCGTTGGACACCGAGGATTATTTGAGCGGCAAGATGACGTGGCTACCATTGCTTACTGGTATCAGACCGAGCCACATAACGAATTCCCAGCGATGGATTCACGCGAAGAACGCTGGCCAAGATAG
- a CDS encoding glycoside hydrolase family 32 protein produces MVERLKYHFEPQTGWINDPNGLIFFQGRYHAFFQHYPFAPRWGQMHWGHAVSDDLVHWEELPIALYPDQEYEDSKQGGCFSGCAVIKDDILYLIYTSVSDQYGQTQSVAMSHDGINFEKYSENPVIRQIPSEASFDFRDPKVTLIDGIYYMVLASGKDDVGKILLYKSLDLLDWDYVGVLFEGSEYGGILECPDFFPFAGKYLLMFSQIGCDTRSTIFAYGDFDGKKLTDFSIHTPQIGPHYYAPQTFLDEQGRRILIGWLFNKDEKLNGGADYAGALTIPCELNMENGKLLAYPVVEAQDLLDSSNELVVVENDKVWIKASNVSFPVEYNGVINTIKILRDTKTIEVFVNEGEAVFTYWYAK; encoded by the coding sequence ATGGTTGAACGACTGAAGTATCACTTTGAGCCTCAAACTGGGTGGATAAATGATCCAAATGGTTTGATATTTTTCCAAGGCCGTTATCATGCTTTTTTTCAGCATTATCCTTTTGCGCCTCGTTGGGGCCAAATGCACTGGGGACATGCGGTAAGCGACGATCTTGTTCATTGGGAAGAGCTGCCGATTGCTCTCTACCCCGACCAAGAGTATGAGGACAGTAAACAAGGGGGTTGCTTCTCAGGCTGTGCCGTCATTAAGGATGACATTCTTTATCTTATCTATACCTCAGTGTCTGATCAATATGGTCAAACACAGTCGGTTGCCATGAGTCATGATGGAATAAACTTTGAAAAGTACTCCGAGAACCCCGTCATCAGACAGATTCCTTCTGAGGCAAGTTTCGATTTCCGCGATCCCAAGGTTACTCTTATAGATGGAATCTATTATATGGTATTGGCATCAGGGAAGGACGATGTTGGCAAAATACTGCTGTATAAGTCTCTCGATTTGCTAGATTGGGACTATGTAGGGGTTCTATTCGAAGGGTCCGAATATGGAGGTATATTAGAATGCCCAGACTTCTTCCCCTTTGCTGGAAAATACCTATTGATGTTTTCACAGATAGGCTGCGACACTCGTTCGACGATATTTGCCTACGGTGACTTTGATGGCAAGAAGTTGACTGACTTCTCTATACACACGCCACAGATAGGGCCACATTATTATGCTCCTCAGACTTTTCTTGATGAACAAGGTCGCAGAATCCTTATTGGTTGGCTGTTCAACAAAGATGAGAAGCTTAATGGTGGAGCAGACTATGCTGGTGCATTGACTATTCCGTGCGAGCTGAATATGGAGAATGGTAAATTGCTTGCCTATCCTGTCGTGGAAGCACAAGATCTTCTTGACAGCTCTAATGAGTTGGTCGTTGTTGAGAACGATAAAGTTTGGATAAAAGCGAGCAATGTTAGTTTCCCTGTGGAATATAATGGAGTAATAAACACCATTAAGATTCTGCGTGACACAAAAACGATCGAAGTGTTTGTTAACGAAGGTGAGGCTGTGTTTACTTATTGGTATGCCAAATAG